One region of Ornithorhynchus anatinus isolate Pmale09 chromosome X5, mOrnAna1.pri.v4, whole genome shotgun sequence genomic DNA includes:
- the ALDH7A1 gene encoding alpha-aminoadipic semialdehyde dehydrogenase isoform X3 yields the protein MMMLFTLPLGRALCRRLAARNNAWSPGPRAAATMATLLIQRPEYGWLRELELQEENAGVYDGRWGGRGEVVTTYCPANNEPIARVRQANLADYEDTLKKAKEAWKIWADVPAPKRGEIVRQIGEALRQKIQVLGSLVSLEMGKILVEGVGEVQEYVDVCDYAVGLSRMIGGPILPSERPGHALLEQWNPVGLVGIITAFNFPVAVYGWNSAIAMICGNVCLCTAMARDERVDLLSFTGSTHVGKQVALMVQERFGRSLLELGGNNAIIAFEDADLNLVVPSALFAAVGTAGQRCTTARRLFLHESIHDEVVSKLTKAYAQVRVGNPWDPDVLYGPLHTQQSVKMFLGAVEEARKQGGTVVYGGKVMDRPGNYVEPTIVTGLAHDAAIVHTETFAPILYILKFKEEDEVFAWNNEVKQGLSSSLFTKDLGRIFRWLGPKGSDCGIVNVNIPTSGAEIGGAFGGEKHTGGGRESGSDAWKQYMRRSTCTINYSKDLPLAQGIKFQ from the exons ATGATGATGCTCTTCACCTTGCCGCTAGGTCGCGCGCTCTGTCGGCGGCTCGCTGCGCGGAACAACGCCTGGTCCCCGGGGCCCCGCGCTGCCGCCACCATGGCCACGCTTCTCATCCAGAGGCCCGAGTACGGCTGGCTGCGGGAGCTGGAGTTGCAGGAGGAGAACGCGGGCGTGTATGACGGccgctggggaggaaggggagag GTTGTGACTACTTACTGCCCTGCTAATAATGAACCCATAGCAAGAGTCCGGCAG GCCAACTTGGCAGACTATGAAGACACACTTAAGAAAGCCAAAGAAGCTTGGAAAATATGGGCAGAT GTTCCAGCCCCTAAGCGAGGAGAGATAGTGCGCCAGATTGGGGAAGCTTTGCGGCAGAAGATCCAAGTCCTTGGAAGTTTG GTttctttggagatggggaaaataTTAGTGGAAGGTGTTGGAGAAGTTCAGGAGTATGTGGATGTCTGTGACTATGCTGTTGGCTTGTCACGAATGATTGGAGGACCCATCTTGCCTTCAGAAC gacccgGCCATGCCCTCCTAGAACAGTGGAACCCTGTGGGACTGGTAGGAATCATCACTGCATTCAACTTCCCTGTGGCCGTGTATGGCTGGAACAGTGCCATTGCAATGATCTGTGGGAACGTTTGTCTTTG CACTGCAATGGCCCGAGATGAGCGTGTGGACCTGCTGTCCTTCACCGGCAGCACTCATGTAGGCAAACAGGTTGCTTTGATGGTGCAAGAGCGATTTG GGAGGAGCCTGCTGGAGCTGGGGGGGAACAATGCGATCATTG CTTTTGAGGATGCAGACCTGAATTTAGTGGTTCCATCTGCACTGTTTGCAGCTGTGGGAACAGCTGGCCAGAGATGCACAACTGCCCGGCGTCTG TTTTTGCATGAGAGCATTCATGATGAAGTTGTGAGTAAACTCACAAAGGCATATGCACAAGTCCGTGTTGGAAATCCATGGGACC CTGATGTCCTGTATGGGCCTCTCCACACCCAACAATCAGTGAAAATGTTCCTTGGAGCAGTGGAAGAAGCCAGAAAACAAGGAGGAACTGTGGTGTATGGTGGGAAG GTTATGGATCGCCCTGGAAACTATGTCGAGCCAACAATTGTGACTGGTCTTGCTCATGATGCTGCCATTGTGCATACGGAGACTTTTGCACCAATTCTCTATATCCTTAAATTCAAG gaggaagatgaggtcTTTGCCTGGAATAACGAAGTAAAACAGGGCCTCTCTAGTAGTCTCTTTACCAAGGATTTGGGCAGAATCTTCCGCTGGCTTGG GCCTAAAGGATCAGACTGCGGTATTGTCAATGTCAACATTCCTACCAGTGGGGCGGAGATTGGAGGAGCTTTTG GAGGTGAGAAGCACactggtgggggaagagagtccGGCAGTGATGCATGGAAACAATATATGAGACGATCCACTTG cacCATCAACTACAGCAAGGATCTGCCTCTAGCCCAAGGAATCAAGTTTCAGTAA
- the ALDH7A1 gene encoding alpha-aminoadipic semialdehyde dehydrogenase isoform X2, producing the protein MMMLFTLPLGRALCRRLAARNNAWSPGPRAAATMATLLIQRPEYGWLRELELQEENAGVYDGRWGGRGEVVTTYCPANNEPIARVRQANLADYEDTLKKAKEAWKIWADVPAPKRGEIVRQIGEALRQKIQVLGSLVSLEMGKILVEGVGEVQEYVDVCDYAVGLSRMIGGPILPSERPGHALLEQWNPVGLVGIITAFNFPVAVYGWNSAIAMICGNVCLWKGAPTTSLISVAVTNTAMARDERVDLLSFTGSTHVGKQVALMVQERFGRSLLELGGNNAIIAFEDADLNLVVPSALFAAVGTAGQRCTTARRLFLHESIHDEVVSKLTKAYAQVRVGNPWDPDVLYGPLHTQQSVKMFLGAVEEARKQGGTVVYGGKVMDRPGNYVEPTIVTGLAHDAAIVHTETFAPILYILKFKEEDEVFAWNNEVKQGLSSSLFTKDLGRIFRWLGPKGSDCGIVNVNIPTSGAEIGGAFGGEKHTGGGRESGSDAWKQYMRRSTCTINYSKDLPLAQGIKFQ; encoded by the exons ATGATGATGCTCTTCACCTTGCCGCTAGGTCGCGCGCTCTGTCGGCGGCTCGCTGCGCGGAACAACGCCTGGTCCCCGGGGCCCCGCGCTGCCGCCACCATGGCCACGCTTCTCATCCAGAGGCCCGAGTACGGCTGGCTGCGGGAGCTGGAGTTGCAGGAGGAGAACGCGGGCGTGTATGACGGccgctggggaggaaggggagag GTTGTGACTACTTACTGCCCTGCTAATAATGAACCCATAGCAAGAGTCCGGCAG GCCAACTTGGCAGACTATGAAGACACACTTAAGAAAGCCAAAGAAGCTTGGAAAATATGGGCAGAT GTTCCAGCCCCTAAGCGAGGAGAGATAGTGCGCCAGATTGGGGAAGCTTTGCGGCAGAAGATCCAAGTCCTTGGAAGTTTG GTttctttggagatggggaaaataTTAGTGGAAGGTGTTGGAGAAGTTCAGGAGTATGTGGATGTCTGTGACTATGCTGTTGGCTTGTCACGAATGATTGGAGGACCCATCTTGCCTTCAGAAC gacccgGCCATGCCCTCCTAGAACAGTGGAACCCTGTGGGACTGGTAGGAATCATCACTGCATTCAACTTCCCTGTGGCCGTGTATGGCTGGAACAGTGCCATTGCAATGATCTGTGGGAACGTTTGTCTTTG gaaaGGTGCTCCAACAACTTCCCTCATTAGTGTAGCTGTCACCAA CACTGCAATGGCCCGAGATGAGCGTGTGGACCTGCTGTCCTTCACCGGCAGCACTCATGTAGGCAAACAGGTTGCTTTGATGGTGCAAGAGCGATTTG GGAGGAGCCTGCTGGAGCTGGGGGGGAACAATGCGATCATTG CTTTTGAGGATGCAGACCTGAATTTAGTGGTTCCATCTGCACTGTTTGCAGCTGTGGGAACAGCTGGCCAGAGATGCACAACTGCCCGGCGTCTG TTTTTGCATGAGAGCATTCATGATGAAGTTGTGAGTAAACTCACAAAGGCATATGCACAAGTCCGTGTTGGAAATCCATGGGACC CTGATGTCCTGTATGGGCCTCTCCACACCCAACAATCAGTGAAAATGTTCCTTGGAGCAGTGGAAGAAGCCAGAAAACAAGGAGGAACTGTGGTGTATGGTGGGAAG GTTATGGATCGCCCTGGAAACTATGTCGAGCCAACAATTGTGACTGGTCTTGCTCATGATGCTGCCATTGTGCATACGGAGACTTTTGCACCAATTCTCTATATCCTTAAATTCAAG gaggaagatgaggtcTTTGCCTGGAATAACGAAGTAAAACAGGGCCTCTCTAGTAGTCTCTTTACCAAGGATTTGGGCAGAATCTTCCGCTGGCTTGG GCCTAAAGGATCAGACTGCGGTATTGTCAATGTCAACATTCCTACCAGTGGGGCGGAGATTGGAGGAGCTTTTG GAGGTGAGAAGCACactggtgggggaagagagtccGGCAGTGATGCATGGAAACAATATATGAGACGATCCACTTG cacCATCAACTACAGCAAGGATCTGCCTCTAGCCCAAGGAATCAAGTTTCAGTAA
- the ALDH7A1 gene encoding alpha-aminoadipic semialdehyde dehydrogenase isoform X1: protein MMMLFTLPLGRALCRRLAARNNAWSPGPRAAATMATLLIQRPEYGWLRELELQEENAGVYDGRWGGRGEVVTTYCPANNEPIARVRQANLADYEDTLKKAKEAWKIWADVPAPKRGEIVRQIGEALRQKIQVLGSLVSLEMGKILVEGVGEVQEYVDVCDYAVGLSRMIGGPILPSERPGHALLEQWNPVGLVGIITAFNFPVAVYGWNSAIAMICGNVCLWKGAPTTSLISVAVTKIIAKVLEDNNLPGAICALTCGGADIGTAMARDERVDLLSFTGSTHVGKQVALMVQERFGRSLLELGGNNAIIAFEDADLNLVVPSALFAAVGTAGQRCTTARRLFLHESIHDEVVSKLTKAYAQVRVGNPWDPDVLYGPLHTQQSVKMFLGAVEEARKQGGTVVYGGKVMDRPGNYVEPTIVTGLAHDAAIVHTETFAPILYILKFKEEDEVFAWNNEVKQGLSSSLFTKDLGRIFRWLGPKGSDCGIVNVNIPTSGAEIGGAFGGEKHTGGGRESGSDAWKQYMRRSTCTINYSKDLPLAQGIKFQ from the exons ATGATGATGCTCTTCACCTTGCCGCTAGGTCGCGCGCTCTGTCGGCGGCTCGCTGCGCGGAACAACGCCTGGTCCCCGGGGCCCCGCGCTGCCGCCACCATGGCCACGCTTCTCATCCAGAGGCCCGAGTACGGCTGGCTGCGGGAGCTGGAGTTGCAGGAGGAGAACGCGGGCGTGTATGACGGccgctggggaggaaggggagag GTTGTGACTACTTACTGCCCTGCTAATAATGAACCCATAGCAAGAGTCCGGCAG GCCAACTTGGCAGACTATGAAGACACACTTAAGAAAGCCAAAGAAGCTTGGAAAATATGGGCAGAT GTTCCAGCCCCTAAGCGAGGAGAGATAGTGCGCCAGATTGGGGAAGCTTTGCGGCAGAAGATCCAAGTCCTTGGAAGTTTG GTttctttggagatggggaaaataTTAGTGGAAGGTGTTGGAGAAGTTCAGGAGTATGTGGATGTCTGTGACTATGCTGTTGGCTTGTCACGAATGATTGGAGGACCCATCTTGCCTTCAGAAC gacccgGCCATGCCCTCCTAGAACAGTGGAACCCTGTGGGACTGGTAGGAATCATCACTGCATTCAACTTCCCTGTGGCCGTGTATGGCTGGAACAGTGCCATTGCAATGATCTGTGGGAACGTTTGTCTTTG gaaaGGTGCTCCAACAACTTCCCTCATTAGTGTAGCTGTCACCAA GATAATTGCCAAAGTTTTGGAAGACAACAACCTCCCTGGTGCAATCTGTGCCctaacatgtggtggagcagataTTGG CACTGCAATGGCCCGAGATGAGCGTGTGGACCTGCTGTCCTTCACCGGCAGCACTCATGTAGGCAAACAGGTTGCTTTGATGGTGCAAGAGCGATTTG GGAGGAGCCTGCTGGAGCTGGGGGGGAACAATGCGATCATTG CTTTTGAGGATGCAGACCTGAATTTAGTGGTTCCATCTGCACTGTTTGCAGCTGTGGGAACAGCTGGCCAGAGATGCACAACTGCCCGGCGTCTG TTTTTGCATGAGAGCATTCATGATGAAGTTGTGAGTAAACTCACAAAGGCATATGCACAAGTCCGTGTTGGAAATCCATGGGACC CTGATGTCCTGTATGGGCCTCTCCACACCCAACAATCAGTGAAAATGTTCCTTGGAGCAGTGGAAGAAGCCAGAAAACAAGGAGGAACTGTGGTGTATGGTGGGAAG GTTATGGATCGCCCTGGAAACTATGTCGAGCCAACAATTGTGACTGGTCTTGCTCATGATGCTGCCATTGTGCATACGGAGACTTTTGCACCAATTCTCTATATCCTTAAATTCAAG gaggaagatgaggtcTTTGCCTGGAATAACGAAGTAAAACAGGGCCTCTCTAGTAGTCTCTTTACCAAGGATTTGGGCAGAATCTTCCGCTGGCTTGG GCCTAAAGGATCAGACTGCGGTATTGTCAATGTCAACATTCCTACCAGTGGGGCGGAGATTGGAGGAGCTTTTG GAGGTGAGAAGCACactggtgggggaagagagtccGGCAGTGATGCATGGAAACAATATATGAGACGATCCACTTG cacCATCAACTACAGCAAGGATCTGCCTCTAGCCCAAGGAATCAAGTTTCAGTAA